One part of the Amaranthus tricolor cultivar Red isolate AtriRed21 chromosome 16, ASM2621246v1, whole genome shotgun sequence genome encodes these proteins:
- the LOC130802974 gene encoding uncharacterized serine-rich protein C215.13-like: MASKKSSSSSSKKSSYNGSSSGAVPASSSIADLFSPKPSASSHPHSSSSSSSSSSIFGSVFGPSSMGRGRDSTNANITRQYATSGQESHWESGMNSYYQQQTVDQPCNFSNSIYYGGQEVYSPTTRSNEYHVFKKDEQDDDPNSASRGNWWQGSLYY; the protein is encoded by the exons ATGGCATCAaagaaatcatcatcatcatcatcaaagaaATCTAGTTATAATGGTTCTTCATCTGGTGCTGTTCCTGCATCTTCTTCCATAGCTGACCTTTTTAGTCCAAAGCCTTCTGCTTCTTCACAcccacattcttcttcttcgtcttcttcctcttctagcATCTTTGGCTCCGTTTTTGGCCCTTCTTCAATG GGAAGAGGAAGAGACTCCACAAATGCTAATATAACGAGACAATATGCTACCTCTG GCCAAGAGAGCCATTGGGAGAGTGGAATGAATTCTTATTATCAACAACAAACAGTTGATCAACCTTGCAATTTTAGCAACTCAATCTATTATGGTGGCCAAGAAGTTTATTCTCCTACTACTCGTTCTAATGAATATCATGTG ttCAAGAAAGATGAGCAAGATGATGATCCCAACAGTGCCTCAAGAGGAAATTGGTGGCAAG GCTCACTTTATTACTAG
- the LOC130802976 gene encoding uncharacterized protein LOC130802976 encodes MEFPMKHIIPLVFLLICLAGLDGVNAGGACGRSSPEREAFKLAPCAMAAQDESAPVSRTCCATIKKLGQNPRCLCAVMLSNTARSAGAKPEVAITIPKRCNIADRPVGYKCGAYTLP; translated from the exons ATGGAGTTTCCCATGAAACACATTATTCCGCTTGTTTTCCTTCTAATCTGCCTTGCAGGCCTTGATGGGGTGAATGCTGGTGGAGCGTGTGGAAGATCATCCCCGGAGCGAGAGGCATTCAAACTTGCTCCCTGTGCCATGGCCGCACAAGATGAGAGTGCCCCGGTTTCACGAACCTGCTGTGCTACAATAAAAAAGTTAGGTCAAAACCCGCGCTGTCTCTGTGCTGTTATGCTGTCTAACACAGCGAGAAGTGCCGGGGCTAAACCTGAGGTTGCGATCACTATCCCTAAGCGCTGCAACATTGCTGATCGTCCTGTTGGTTACAAGTGTGGCG CTTACACATTGCCTTGA
- the LOC130802975 gene encoding uncharacterized protein LOC130802975, whose product MLIHNHHQKPIGTSIHITALDGIIHVNSIFTLAVFIGLSWNPNDPSNTLITDPSCSSLNTSVAENLVAFHVYSFGSFLFSSLVALGLKQAFRISVHYDSYRAFIHTSGLRLGMLVSAIGSVCGCGFLMMALINVAQIKLGSLSCGSSHTFAAVVPLVILVPSALLIYIAFVLYAFTR is encoded by the coding sequence ATGTTGATCCACAACCACCATCAAAAACCCATTGGAACCTCCATACACATAACAGCCCTTGACGGAATCATCCACGTGAACTCCATCTTCACCCTCGCAGTCTTCATCGGTCTTTCATGGAACCCAAACGACCCATCAAACACCTTAATTACCGACCCATCTTGCTCTTCTCTAAACACTTCAGTCGCTGAAAATCTCGTCGCTTTTCATGTCTACTCTTTTGGGTCTTTCCTCTTTTCAAGTCTCGTCGCTTTAGGACTTAAACAAGCTTTCCGCATCTCTGTACACTATGACTCCTACCGTGCATTTATTCATACATCTGGGCTTCGTCTTGGCATGCTTGTATCCGCCATTGGATCTGTTTGTGGCTGTGGATTTTTGATGATGGCTTTAATTAATGTAGCTCAGATTAAGTTGGGCAGTTTGTCTTGTGGAAGCTCTCATACTTTTGCGGCGGTTGTTCCTCTTGTTATCTTGGTTCCTTCTGCTCTTCTTATTTATATTGCTTTTGTTCTTTATGCTTTTACTCGTTAG
- the LOC130802977 gene encoding rop guanine nucleotide exchange factor 5-like, whose protein sequence is MGTSFREGDGLSLTESSRLGTESVTESVAECRRSKESCSDGCEGEVKLGKKSISSSSNFLGWPITKAAIPKPTTSAVSGLSKPVLIHDLELKKHNLNISEMEMMKERFAKLLLGEDMSGSGKGVSTALAVSNAITNLSATIFGQLWRLEPLPMEKKSMWRREMEWLLCVGDHIVELIPTWQTFPDGKKLEVMTCRPRTDIFINLPALRKLDKMLIDILDSFSKTEFWYVDQGIVASDCDGSSSFRKTLHRQEEKWWLPVPRVASSGLQESYRKQLDHKRECTHQILKAAMSINNMVLAEMEVPESYIETLSKNGRACLGDMIYRYITSDHFSPECLLDCLDLATEHVALEIANRVEASIYVWRRRQHSKPITNPIRSTSKSSWEIVRDLMVDGDKREIFAERAERLLLCLKQRFPGLTQTSLDTSKIQCNKDIGKSILESYSRVLESLAFNILARIDDLLYVDDLTKQTDKLSTAPNMSVMAHKKVSIPQSVPVSCTPSFKTALLVSPARVIERTPSVNREICKASKRGLGVKRVLTNYLGGETKSKSSANQLAAAPTASTKTSIDSPASHDDTENVDPQRVSITQ, encoded by the exons ATGGGTACTTCATTTAGGGAAGGAGATGGTTTAAGCTTAACTGAGTCAAGTAGGTTAGGGACTGAGTCAGTTACTGAGTCTGTTGCAGAGTGTAGAAGAAGTAAGGAGAGTTGCTCTGACGGTTGTGAAGGTGAAGTTAAGTTGGGGAAGAaatcaatttcttcttcttctaattTTTTGGGTTGGCCTATTACAAAAGCTGCAATTCCTAAACCAACTACTTCTGCTGTTTCTGGGTTAAGTAAGCCTGTTTTGATTCATGATTTGGAGCTTAAGAAGCATAATTTGAACATTTCTG AAATGGAAATGATGAAAGAGAGATTTGCTAAGCTATTGCTTGGAGAGGATATGTCAGGAAGTGGAAAAGGGGTATCCACTGCTCTAGCTGTTTCTAATGCCATCACTAATTTAAGTG CAACAATATTTGGACAGTTATGGAGGCTCGAGCCATTGCCCATGGAGAAGAAATCGATGTGGCGAAGAGAGATGGAATGGCTTCTTTGTGTTGGTGATCACATTGTTGAGTTAATTCCAACTTGGCAGACATTTCCTGATGGCAAAAAGCTTGAG GTAATGACTTGCAGACCCCGGACAgatatttttattaatcttcCCGCTCTTCGTAAACTCGACAAAATGCTCATT GATATACTAGATAGTTTTAGCAAGACCGAGTTTTGGTATGTTGATCAAGGAATAGTAGCCTCGGATTGTGATGGTTCATCGTCATTCCGAAAAACTTTACATAGGCAAGAGGAGAAGTGGTGGCTACCAGTGCCGCGGGTTGCTTCTAGCGGTCTTCAAGAGAGTTATAGGAAGCAACTTGATCACAAGCGTGAATGCACGCATCAAATACTTAAAGCCGCTATGTCTATCAACAACATGGTTTTAGCCGAAATGGAAGTTCCCGAGTCCTACATTGAAACCCTTTCAAAG AATGGAAGAGCATGCTTAGGAGACATGATTTATCGGTACATCACATCAGACCACTTCTCTCCCGAATGCTTGCTTGATTGCTTGGACCTAGCAACGGAGCATGTTGCTCTTGAGATAGCAAATCGTGTGGAAGCATCAATCTACGTTTGGCGGCGTAGACAACACTCAAAACCCATCACTAATCCCATCCGTTCCACCTCAAAATCGTCATGGGAAATTGTTAGAGATCTAATGGTTGATGGAGACAAACGAGAAATCTTTGCCGAGAGGGCTGAAAGGTTACTTTTATGCTTGAAGCAACGCTTCCCTGGACTCACTCAAACTTCTTTAGACACCAGTAAAATCCAGTGCAACAAG GATATAGGGAAATCCATCCTCGAAAGCTACTCGAGAGTTCTAGAGAGCTTAGCCTTCAACATTCTAGCGCGCATAGACGATCTATTATATGTTGACGACTTAACCAAACAAACTGATAAGTTATCCACTGCACCTAACATGAGTGTCATGGCTCACAAAAAGGTCTCCATACCGCAGTCAGTGCCTGTCTCATGCACTCCGAGCTTTAAAACTGCACTGCTGGTTAGCCCTGCAAGGGTAATAGAGCGAACTCCTTCAGTCAACCGAGAGATTTGTAAGGCTTCTAAACGCGGTCTAGGAGTTAAGCGAGTACTCACGAACTACTTAGGTGGTGAGACGAAGTCAAAGAGTAGTGCAAACCAATTAGCAGCTGCACCTACTGCGTCAACCAAGACTAGCATTGACTCACCTGCATCTCATGATGATACTGAGAATGTTGATCCTCAAAGAGTGTCAATTACCCAGTAG